In Drosophila yakuba strain Tai18E2 chromosome X, Prin_Dyak_Tai18E2_2.1, whole genome shotgun sequence, a single genomic region encodes these proteins:
- the LOC6524438 gene encoding exopolyphosphatase PRUNE1 gives MTFPRFPRQMCFLRFLAQARGTLGRHLADASPVAWAAAPDVTGRKLHLVMGNESCDLDSAVSAVTLAFVYAQRHREHDYVPILNIPRRDYPLKTEVGHLFVKCGIAEPVLLFRDDIPREVVQDVNVILVDHHVSPLAPNVTEILDHRPLEDSSPSFKQLPTRCQLDIDASVGSCASLVAQRYFAEDQPRSTGVAQLLHATIVLDTINFAPAAKRYGPKDEAMVQKLESELNYGVAQRSSLFDELVAARADISKLTLTEVLRKDMKVLQTDRQVVPLAGMPILVRDFVEKSGAEKAVREFGVESNLLVILGMYVSPADGQVLRDLALISLSGQSQFVERVRQALLESNEPKLELRPHEVETRFMGGCFLRQHNVQATRKHILPIVKRALLEWEADHGCDCDEVYFFKEKPQLGLS, from the exons ATGA CTTTTCCGAGATTTCCCCGACAAATGTGCTTTCTCCGATTCTTGGCCCAAGCCAGGGGCACCTTGGGACGG CATCTGGCGGATGCCTCACCAGTTGCCTGGGCAGCTGCTCCCGACGTTACCGGCCGGAAGTTGCATCTAGTGATGGGCAACGAATCGTGTGACCTGGACTCCGCCGTTTCAGCAGTAACTTTGGCGTTTGTCTACGCCCAGCGCCATCGGGAGCACGACTATGTGCCTATACTGAACATTCCTCGCCGAGATTACCCCCTAAAAACCGAGGTGGGCCACCTGTTCGTGAAGTGTGGCATTGCCGAGCCCGTGTTGCTCTTCCGAGACGATATTCCGCGGGAAGTAGTCCAGGATGTGAACGTTATTCTCGTGGACCACCATGTAAGCCCGCTGGCACCAAATGTAACTGAGATTTTGGATCACAGGCCCTTGGAGGACAGCAGTCCATCCTTCAAGCAGCTGCCAACACGCTGCCAACTGGACATAGATGCGTCGGTAGGTTCCTGCGCCTCTCTGGTGGCCCAACGGTATTTCGCTGAGGACCAACCCAGATCAACTGGCGTGGCTCAGCTGCTGCATGCCACCATCGTGCTGGACACAATTAATTTTGCCCCCGCGGCCAAGCGCTACGGACCCAAGGACGAAGCCATGGTACAGAAGTTGGAAAGCGAGCTCAACTATGGAGTCGCTCAAAGAAGCAGCCTGTTTGATGAGCTGGTGGCTGCAAGGGCGGATATTAGTAAGCTAACTCTCACCGAAGTTTTGCGCAAGGATATGAAGGTCTTACAAACCGATCGTCAGGTGGTGCCCTTAGCTGGAATGCCCATCCTCGTCCGAGATTTTGTGGAGAAAAGCGGCGCAGAGAAAGCCGTTCGCGAGTTTGGCGTGGAGAGTAATCTTTTGGTTATCCTGGGAATGTATGTATCACCTGCCGATGGCCAAGTGCTGCGTGACCTGGCTCTGATCTCTCTCTCCGGCCAAAGCCAATTTGTTGAACGCGTCCGGCAGGCACTGTTGGAGTCTAACGAGCCCAAACTGGAGCTGCGCCCTCACGAGGTGGAAACCCGCTTCATGGGCGGCTGCTTCTTGCGCCAACACAACGTCCAGGCCACCAGAAAGCACATACTTCCCATCGTAAAGCGCGCTCTGCTTGAATGGGAGGCGGATCACGGCTGCGACTGTGACGAGGTGTACTTCTTCAAGGAGAAGCCGCAGCTGGGACTCTCTTAA
- the LOC120322394 gene encoding cytochrome P450 4ae1 isoform X2 codes for MRPHLLFRHLFRLCWPSGFRKQQAGVLCLHQFTNGIIEQRRRSLAREAQQDQPTKRHALLDTLLRATVDGKPLTDKQIRDEVNTFIFEGHDTTTSAVSFCLYLLSRHEAVQQKLFEELTMHYGQDLSRGVLLSDFAALPYLSCVVKESLRLYPPIPAVARCLEKDLVIDEGYIPVGTNVVVLLWQLLRDEELFADPLVFQPERHLGEEAPRLSPYSYIPFSAGPRNCIGQKFALLEMKTMVTQVIRHYQLLPMGADVEPSIKIVLRSKNGVNFGLRPRLY; via the exons ATGAGACCACATCTACTCTTTCGCCATCTCTTCCGCCTGTGCTGGCCCAGCGGATTCAGGAAACAACAAGCAGGCGTGCTCTGCCTGCATCAGTTCACCAACGGAATTATTGAGCAGCGCCGCCGCTCACTGGCCAGGGAGGCCCAGCAAGATCAGCCAACGAAGCGTCACGCCCTGCTGGACACTCTACTGCGGGCAACTGTGGATGGGAAACCTTTGACTGACAAGCAAATTCGCGATGAGGTTAACACATTCATCTTTGAGGGTCATGATACCACGACTTCAGCGGTGTCCTTCTGCTTGTATCTGCTTTCCCGCCATGAGGCAGTGCAGCAAAAGCTCTTTGAGGAACTGACGATGCACTACGGCCAGGATTTATCCAGAGGCGTTCTTCTATCGGATTTTGCTGCGTTACCATATCTGAGCTGCGTGGTCAAAGAGTCCCTGCGTCTGTATCCGCCTATTCCGGCCGTCGCGCGCTGCCTGGAAAAGGATTTGGTTATAG ATGAGGGCTACATCCCCGTGGGCACCAACGTGGTAGTCCTTCTTTGGCAGCTCCTCCGGGATGAAGAGCTCTTCGCCGATCCACTGGTCTTCCAACCGGAGAGGCATCTGGGAGAAGAGGCACCCAGACTTAGTCCCTACAGCTATATACCGTTCTCCGCTGGACCACGGAACTGCATTGGTCAAAAGTTTGCCCTGCTGGAGATGAAAACCATGGTGACCCAGGTGATACGCCACTACCAGCTGCTTCCCATGGGCGCCGATGTGGAGCCGTCCATTAAAATAGTGCTGCGCTCGAAGAACGGGGTGAATTTTGGGCTGCGACCGCGTTTGTATTGA
- the LOC120322394 gene encoding cytochrome P450 4ae1 isoform X1, whose translation MLVVLLVVLLVTRLVASLFRLVLKELRHPLQGVVPSVSRVPLLGAAWQMRSFQPDNLHDKFAEYVRRFGRCFMGTVLGHVVVVTAEPRHVDALLQSQHQLKKGTMYMALRGWLGDGLLLSRGREWHTMRKIITPTFHFSILDQFVEVFDRQSSILVERLKVLSRGDQVVNIYPLVGLAALDIITETAMGVSVGAQGGDSEVVHAVRDLTNILATRFMRPHLLFRHLFRLCWPSGFRKQQAGVLCLHQFTNGIIEQRRRSLAREAQQDQPTKRHALLDTLLRATVDGKPLTDKQIRDEVNTFIFEGHDTTTSAVSFCLYLLSRHEAVQQKLFEELTMHYGQDLSRGVLLSDFAALPYLSCVVKESLRLYPPIPAVARCLEKDLVIDEGYIPVGTNVVVLLWQLLRDEELFADPLVFQPERHLGEEAPRLSPYSYIPFSAGPRNCIGQKFALLEMKTMVTQVIRHYQLLPMGADVEPSIKIVLRSKNGVNFGLRPRLY comes from the exons ATGTTAGTGGTTTTGCTGGTGGTCCTCCTGGTGACTCGCTTGGTGGCCTCGCTGTTTCGTTTGGTGCTAAAGGAGCTGCGACATCCGTTGCAAGGCGTTGTGCCAAGTGTTTCGAGAGTTCCGCTGCTTGGAGCCGCTTGGCAGATGCGTAGCTTTCAACCAGACA ACTTGCACGATAAGTTCGCCGAGTATGTTAGGCGCTTTGGTCGCTGTTTCATGGGCACTGTCCTGGGGCATGTGGTGGTGGTCACAGCGGAGCCCCGTCATGTGGATGCACTGCTGCAAAGTCAGCATCAGTTGAAGAAGGGCACGATGTATATGGCTCTACGCGGCTGGCTGGGCGATGGACTGCTTCTGAGTCGCGGAAGGGAGTGGCATACGATGCGCAAGATCATCACGCCCACCTTTCACTTCAGCATTCTGGATCAGTTTGTCGAGGTTTTCGATAGGCAGAGCAGCATTTTAGTGGAGCGGCTGAAAGTCCTGTCGCGCGGCGACCAGGTCGTGAACATCTATCCCTTGGTAGGTTTGGCTGCCCTGGACATCATCACCGAAACTGCTATGGGCGTAAGTGTGGGCGCTCAAGGAGGTGACTCCGAGGTGGTGCACGCTGTAAGAGA TCTCACTAACATCTTGGCCACCAGGTTCATGAGACCACATCTACTCTTTCGCCATCTCTTCCGCCTGTGCTGGCCCAGCGGATTCAGGAAACAACAAGCAGGCGTGCTCTGCCTGCATCAGTTCACCAACGGAATTATTGAGCAGCGCCGCCGCTCACTGGCCAGGGAGGCCCAGCAAGATCAGCCAACGAAGCGTCACGCCCTGCTGGACACTCTACTGCGGGCAACTGTGGATGGGAAACCTTTGACTGACAAGCAAATTCGCGATGAGGTTAACACATTCATCTTTGAGGGTCATGATACCACGACTTCAGCGGTGTCCTTCTGCTTGTATCTGCTTTCCCGCCATGAGGCAGTGCAGCAAAAGCTCTTTGAGGAACTGACGATGCACTACGGCCAGGATTTATCCAGAGGCGTTCTTCTATCGGATTTTGCTGCGTTACCATATCTGAGCTGCGTGGTCAAAGAGTCCCTGCGTCTGTATCCGCCTATTCCGGCCGTCGCGCGCTGCCTGGAAAAGGATTTGGTTATAG ATGAGGGCTACATCCCCGTGGGCACCAACGTGGTAGTCCTTCTTTGGCAGCTCCTCCGGGATGAAGAGCTCTTCGCCGATCCACTGGTCTTCCAACCGGAGAGGCATCTGGGAGAAGAGGCACCCAGACTTAGTCCCTACAGCTATATACCGTTCTCCGCTGGACCACGGAACTGCATTGGTCAAAAGTTTGCCCTGCTGGAGATGAAAACCATGGTGACCCAGGTGATACGCCACTACCAGCTGCTTCCCATGGGCGCCGATGTGGAGCCGTCCATTAAAATAGTGCTGCGCTCGAAGAACGGGGTGAATTTTGGGCTGCGACCGCGTTTGTATTGA
- the LOC6524440 gene encoding cytochrome P450 4d2 codes for MLGVVGVLLLVAFATLLVCDFLWRRRGNGVLPGPRPLPLLGNLLMYRGLDPEQIMDFVKKNQRKYGRLYRVWILHQLAVFSTDPRDVELVLSSQQHITKNNLYKLLNCWLGDGLLMSTGRKWHGRRKIITPTFHFKILEQFVEIFDQQSAVMVEQLQSRADGKTPINIFPVVCLTALDIIAETAMGTKINAQENPNLPYVQAVNDVTNILIKRFIHAWQRVDWIFRLTQPTEAKRQDKAIQVMHDFTENIIRERRQTLVNNSKDTTPEEQVDCLGQKRRMALLDVLLQSTIDGAPLSDEDIREEVDTFMFEGHDTTTSAISFCLYEISRHPEVQQRLVQEIRDVLGEDRKRPVTLRDLGELKYMENVIKESLRLHPPVPMIGRWFAEDVEIRGKRIPAGTNFTMGIYVLLRDPEYFESPDEFRPERFEADVPQIHPYAYIPFSAGPRNCIGQKFAMLEMKSTVSKLLRHFELLPLGLEPRHSMNIVLRSANGVHLGLKPRAS; via the exons ATGCTGGGTGTTGTTGGAGTGCTCCTTCTGGTGGCGTTCGCCACGCTGCTTGTGTGCGATTTCCTTTGGCGCAGGCGGGGCAATGGTGTTCTGCCGGGTCCGCGGCCACTTCCCCTGCTGGGCAACCTGCTCATGTACCGCGGTCTGGATCCTGAAC AAATCATGGACTTTGTCAAGAAGAACCAGCGCAAGTACGGTCGCCTATACAGGGTGTGGATTCTCCACCAGTTGGCCGTGTTCTCCACGGATCCGCGAGACGTTGAGCTCGTGCTGAGCAGCCAGCAGCATATAACCAAGAACAATCTGTACAAGCTGCTCAACTGCTGGCTGGGCGACGGATTGCTGATGAGCACGGGCAGGAAGTGGCATGGACGCAGGAAGATCATCACGCCCACGTTCCACTTCAAGATACTGGAGCAGTTCGTCGAGATCTTCGACCAGCAGAGCGCTGTGATGGTGGAGCAGCTTCAGTCCCGGGCAGACGGCAAGACGCCCATCAACATCTTTCCTGTGGTTTGTCTAACTGCACTGGATATAATTGCAG AAACTGCGATGGGCACCAAAATCAATGCCCAAGAAAATCCCAATCTGCCCTATGTCCAGGCTGTCAATGA TGTCACCAACATCTTGATTAAACGTTTTATTCACGCTTGGCAGCGGGTGGACTGGATTTTCCGGCTAACGCAGCCCACGGAAGCTAAACGCCAGGACAAAGCCATCCAGGTGATGCACGACTTTACCGAGAACATTATTCGCGAGCGGCGTCAAACGCTGGTCAACAACTCGAAGGATACAACACCCGAGGAGCAAGTGGATTGCTTGGGCCAAAAGCGACGCATGGCGCTGCTGGATGTGCTGCTGCAGTCCACAATCGATGGCGCTCCCTTGAGCGATGAGGATATCCGCGAGGAGGTTGACACGTTTATGTTCGAGGGCCATGACACCACAACCTCGGCGATTTCCTTCTGTTTGTATGAGATCTCCAGGCATCCGGAGGTGCAACAGCGACTGGTGCAGGAGATCCGCGACGTACTCGGCGAGGATCGAAAGCGCCCAGTTACGCTTCGTGATCTGGGCGAGCTGAAGTATATGGAGAACGTGATCAAGGAGTCGCTGCGCCTGCACCCACCAGTGCCCATGATCGGCCGCTGGTTCGCCGAGGATGTGGAAATAC GTGGCAAGCGTATTCCAGCGGGCACAAACTTTACGATGGGCATTTATGTACTCCTTCGTGATCCTGAGTACTTCGAGTCTCCCGATGAGTTTCGACCGGAGAGATTTGAGGCAGATGTTCCGCAGATTCATCCGTATGCGTACATCCCGTTCTCCGCCGGACCGAGAAACTGCATTGGTCAGAAGTTTGCCATGCTGGAAATGAAGAGCACCGTCAGTAAGCTGCTCCGTCACTTCGAGCTGCTGCCCCTGGGTCTTGAACCCCGGCACTCGATGAACATCGTCCTGCGGTCGGCCAATGGCGTTCATCTGGGCTTGAAACCTCGCGCCTCATGA
- the LOC6524441 gene encoding probable cytochrome P450 4d14 — protein MYLELLAIFLATVFAWDYLRNRRHNKMYAAAGIRGPRSYPLVGNAPMLINESPKTVFDLQNRLIAEFGKNIRIQMLGERGFITADPKMIEAIMSSQQTIQKNNLYGLLVNWLGDGLLISKGKKWFRRRKIITPAFHFKILEDFVEVFDQQSAIMVQQLYDRADGKTVINMFPVACLCAMDIIAETAMGVKINAQLQPQFSYVQSVTTASSMLAERFMNPLQRSELSMKILYPKLTAKLNESVKNMHDFTNSVITERRELLQKSIADGGDADAALLNDVGQKRRLALLDVLLKSTIDGAPLSNSDIREEVDTFMFEGHDTTTSSIAYTCYLLARHPEVQARVFQEVRDVLGDDKSAPVTMQLLGELKYLECVIKESLRLFPSVPIIGRYITQDTLLDGKLIPADSNVMILIYHAQRDPDYFPDPEKFIPERFSMERKGEINPFAYTPFSAGPRNCIGQKFAMLEMKSTISKMVRHFELLPLGEEVQPVMNLILRSSTGINCGLKPRVY, from the exons atgtatCTAGAGCTCTTGGCCATTTTCCTGGCGACCGTTTTCGCGTGGGATTATTTGCGAAACAGGCGGCACAACAAGATGTACGCCGCCGCTGGAATCCGAGGACCCAGGAGCTATCCTCTGGTGGGAAACGCTCCCATGCTGATCAATGAGTCCCCCAAAA CTGTCTTTGATCTGCAGAACCGACTGATTGCTGAGTTTGGTAAAAACATAAGAATTCAGATGTTGGGCGAACGTGGCTTCATAACCGCTGACCCAAAAATGATTGAGGCGATCATGAGCAGCCAGCAGACCATTCAGAAAAACAATCTTTATGGGCTCCTGGTCAATTGGCTCGGCGATGGACTGCTCATtagcaaaggcaaaaagtggTTCCGCCGCAGGAAGATCATCACACCCGCATTCCACTTCAAGATTCTGGAGGACTTCGTGGAGGTCTTTGATCAACAGAGCGCCATTATGGTCCAGCAGCTGTACGATCGGGCGGATGGCAAGACGGTGATAAATATGTTCCCGGTGGCTTGCCTGTGTGCCATGGACATCATTGCGGAAACGGCCATGGGTGTAAAAATTAATGCTCAGCTCCAGCCGCAGTTCTCCTACGTTCAGTCGGTCACAAC TGCCTCTTCAATGTTAGCTGAACGCTTCATGAACCCTCTCCAGCGCTCAGAGTTATCCATGAAGATCCTCTATCCGAAATTGACAGCCAAGCTGAATGAATCCGTGAAGAACATGCATGACTTCACCAACTCGGTAATCACTGAGCGACGCGAGCTCCTACAGAAATCCATTGCCGATGGAGGAGATGCCGACGCTGCCCTCCTTAACGATGTGGGTCAGAAGCGTCGCCTGGCCTTGCTGGATGTGCTGCTGAAGTCCACAATCGATGGGGCTCCGTTGAGCAACAGTGACATCCGCGAGGAGGTCGACACCTTTATGTTTGAGGGGCACGACACTACGACCAGTAGCATTGCTTATACCTGTTATTTGCTAGCACGTCATCCAGAGGTTCAGGCTCGCGTCTTCCAGGAGGTCCGAGATGTTCTCGGGGATGACAAGTCGGCTCCAGTTACGATGCAGCTCCTGGGCGAGCTCAAGTACTTAGAGTGCGTGATAAAGGAGTCGTTGCGCCTGTTTCCCTCAGTGCCGATCATTGGACGCTACATCACCCAGGACACCTTACTCGACGGCAAGCTTATACCCGCCGACTCGAATGTGATGATCCTTATTTACCATGCTCAGCGCGATCCAGACTACTTCCCTGATCCGGAGAAGTTCATTCCTGAGCGTTTCAGCATGGAGCGCAAGGGCGAGATCAATCCATTTGCCTACACTCCATTCTCCGCAGGCCCGAGGAACTGCATCGGCCAGAAGTTCGCAATGCTCGAGATGAAGAGCACCATCAGCAAAATGGTGCGACACTTTGAGTTGCTGCCTCTTGGCGAGGAAGTCCAGCCCGTGATGAACCTTATCCTGCGTTCTTCCACGGGAATCAATTGCGGCCTCAAGCCACGCGTCTATTAA
- the LOC6524442 gene encoding NADH dehydrogenase [ubiquinone] 1 alpha subcomplex subunit 7, with translation MSALRRDVSPLIQRIRAFLLGREHNLALRFEDGLADRTQPQPEIPDGPSHLLSANYYCQRDARREVLPPIDLVEQQKQLAADAGEAAKATSSKLPTPGKIYAWD, from the exons ATGTCTGCCCTGCGCCGTGACGTGTCGCCTTTAATCCAGCGCATTCGGGCCTTCCTCCTGGGT CGGGAGCACAACTTGGCCCTGCGTTTTGAGGACGGACTCGCCGATCGCACCCAGCCACAGCCGGAAATCCCGGATGGACCCTCGCATCTACTCTCGGCCAACTACTACTGCCAGCGGGATGCACGTCGCGAGGTGCTGCCGCCCATCGACCTGGtggagcagcaaaagcagctggCGGCGGATGCTGGGGAAGCGGCGAAGGCCACGTCTTCCAAGCTGCCCACTCCGGGCAAGATCTATGCCTGGGATTAA
- the LOC6524443 gene encoding proteoglycan 4 isoform X2 — protein MFNNQATQHKQSQLLNPFSQDGRAASPKPTFSKDQYGKPLAGSLTEMRGQKANIHVMKEMLELCQIINSEGYDVKDEPTMRVIPFGELFNIYNYISDKVVGILLRARKHKLVDFEGEMLYQRRDDDVPVFLLKPIKEIRSEMEAKIEDIKRAASPAPPQSTSVLMDRSAHEQKLKSRTPSPAVSKSAKSKSASPAPKCPAPVPTQAAEVTPVAAPTTTAAPAPVAQPTPAAVPAPTTEPTPATAPAPVEASASSTVESEPAKPEVPEPAPVAVIVTEAPSTEETAPTISEQQAEEAAAAVAPAAPAVPADDLPTIVIEATAEFVRTVSVEQLAPSPATASESTPDQFQSQPESTTA, from the exons ATGTTCAACAACCAGGCCACGCAGCACAAGCAGTCGCAGCTGCTGAATCCATTTTCCCAGGACGGACGCGCCGCCTCGCCAAAACCCACTTTCTCGAAGGATCAGTATGGAAAACCACTGGCCGGCAGCCTCACAGAGATGCGTGGCCAGAAGGCCAACATCCACGTGATGAAGGAGATGCTGGAGCTGTGCCAGATCATCAATTCGGAGGGCTACGACGTCAAGGACGAGCCCACTATGCGCGTGATTCCTTTCGGCGAACTCTTCAAT ATCTACAACTACATATCCGACAAGGTGGTGGGCATCCTGCTGCGAGCCCGCAAACACAAGTTGGTAGACTTCGAGGGCGAGATGTTGTACCAGCGGCGGGACGATGATGTGCCCGTCTTTCTGTTGAAGCCCATCAAGGAAATACGCAGCGAGATGGAGGCCAAGATTGAAGACATCAAGAGGGCGGCCAGTCCGGCGCCTCCGCAGTCCACCTCGGTGCTGATGGATCGCAGTGCTCACGAGCAGAAACTTAAGTCGAGGACTCCCTCGCCGGCCGTGAGTAAGTCCGCCAAGTCCAAGTCAGCGTCGCCGGCACCCAAGTGTCCGGCGCCTGTTCCCACTCAAGCTGCAGAAGTCACGCCTGTGGCAGCGCCCACAACTACTGCCGCACCTGCTCCTGTGGCACAGCCCACTCCGGCAGCAGTTCCTGCTCCGACTACAGAGCCCACACCGGCAACAGCTCCTGCACCTGTGGAAGCTTCTGCTTCCAGTACCGTGGAGAGCGAGCCAGCTAAGCCAGAGGTGCCCGAACCAGCGCCCGTGGCTGTGATAGTCACAGAAGCACCATCCACAGAAGAAACCGCACCAACCATCAGCGAACAGCAGGCGGAGGAGGCAGCCGCTGCAGTTGCACCGGCAGCACCGGCAGTACCTGCTGATGACTTGCCCACAATTGTGATCGAAGCCACCGCCGAGTTTGTGCGCACCGTCAGCGTGGAGCAGTTGGCGCCCAGTCCCGCAACAGCCAGCGAGTCCACGCCAGACCAATTCCAATCCCAACCAGAGTCGACGACCGCTTAA
- the LOC6524443 gene encoding proteoglycan 4 isoform X1: MTDVSHELGALRFVVDSPLSSKVAMFNNQATQHKQSQLLNPFSQDGRAASPKPTFSKDQYGKPLAGSLTEMRGQKANIHVMKEMLELCQIINSEGYDVKDEPTMRVIPFGELFNIYNYISDKVVGILLRARKHKLVDFEGEMLYQRRDDDVPVFLLKPIKEIRSEMEAKIEDIKRAASPAPPQSTSVLMDRSAHEQKLKSRTPSPAVSKSAKSKSASPAPKCPAPVPTQAAEVTPVAAPTTTAAPAPVAQPTPAAVPAPTTEPTPATAPAPVEASASSTVESEPAKPEVPEPAPVAVIVTEAPSTEETAPTISEQQAEEAAAAVAPAAPAVPADDLPTIVIEATAEFVRTVSVEQLAPSPATASESTPDQFQSQPESTTA, translated from the exons ATGACGGACGTATCGCATGAACTGGGCGCCCTGCGCTTCGTGGTG GACTCGCCGCTGTCCTCCAAGGTGGCCATGTTCAACAACCAGGCCACGCAGCACAAGCAGTCGCAGCTGCTGAATCCATTTTCCCAGGACGGACGCGCCGCCTCGCCAAAACCCACTTTCTCGAAGGATCAGTATGGAAAACCACTGGCCGGCAGCCTCACAGAGATGCGTGGCCAGAAGGCCAACATCCACGTGATGAAGGAGATGCTGGAGCTGTGCCAGATCATCAATTCGGAGGGCTACGACGTCAAGGACGAGCCCACTATGCGCGTGATTCCTTTCGGCGAACTCTTCAAT ATCTACAACTACATATCCGACAAGGTGGTGGGCATCCTGCTGCGAGCCCGCAAACACAAGTTGGTAGACTTCGAGGGCGAGATGTTGTACCAGCGGCGGGACGATGATGTGCCCGTCTTTCTGTTGAAGCCCATCAAGGAAATACGCAGCGAGATGGAGGCCAAGATTGAAGACATCAAGAGGGCGGCCAGTCCGGCGCCTCCGCAGTCCACCTCGGTGCTGATGGATCGCAGTGCTCACGAGCAGAAACTTAAGTCGAGGACTCCCTCGCCGGCCGTGAGTAAGTCCGCCAAGTCCAAGTCAGCGTCGCCGGCACCCAAGTGTCCGGCGCCTGTTCCCACTCAAGCTGCAGAAGTCACGCCTGTGGCAGCGCCCACAACTACTGCCGCACCTGCTCCTGTGGCACAGCCCACTCCGGCAGCAGTTCCTGCTCCGACTACAGAGCCCACACCGGCAACAGCTCCTGCACCTGTGGAAGCTTCTGCTTCCAGTACCGTGGAGAGCGAGCCAGCTAAGCCAGAGGTGCCCGAACCAGCGCCCGTGGCTGTGATAGTCACAGAAGCACCATCCACAGAAGAAACCGCACCAACCATCAGCGAACAGCAGGCGGAGGAGGCAGCCGCTGCAGTTGCACCGGCAGCACCGGCAGTACCTGCTGATGACTTGCCCACAATTGTGATCGAAGCCACCGCCGAGTTTGTGCGCACCGTCAGCGTGGAGCAGTTGGCGCCCAGTCCCGCAACAGCCAGCGAGTCCACGCCAGACCAATTCCAATCCCAACCAGAGTCGACGACCGCTTAA